One Pochonia chlamydosporia 170 chromosome 5, whole genome shotgun sequence DNA segment encodes these proteins:
- a CDS encoding ribosomal l38e protein family domain-containing protein, which produces MPREVADIKKFIEICRRKDASSARIKKNKKSNNVKFKVRCQTHLYTLVLKDTDKAEKLKQSLPPNLSISEVGKKN; this is translated from the exons ATGCCTCGTGAGGTCGCTGATATCAAGAAG TTCATCGAGATCTGCCGTCGGAAGGACGCCTCCT CCGCGCGgatcaagaagaacaagaagtccaacaatgtcaagttcaaggtCCGCTGCCAGACCCATCTCTACACCTTGGTCCTCAAGGACACCGACAAGGCCGAGAAGTTGAAGCAGAGCCTGCCTCCCA ACCTGTCCATCTCCGAGGTTGGTAAGAAGAACTAA
- a CDS encoding oxidoreductase, 2-nitropropane dioxygenase family (similar to Cordyceps militaris CM01 XP_006674703.1), which yields MAPSGPISTPLTTLLGIQHPILLAGMAHTAGGELAAAVSNAGGLGVIGGFQYTPEQLREIITEMKANFKQPNLPFGVDLALPQVGGSARKTNHDYTHGKLNELVDLIIESGACLFVSAVGVPDKEVIDKFHKNGILVMNMVGHPKHAVKALDRGVDIICGQGTEGGGHTGDVANSVLIPAIVDVARRYKPPMLNGQTALVVAAGGIHNGRGLASSLMQGAVGVWVGTRFVACTEAASAQEHKEAVVTCDFSETDRTLVLTGRPLRARMNSYLKSWRDKGNAAQELCNKGIIPIEHDFENDVEDIEFPHLMGQVAGAITKIQPAKEIVDEMVAEAVDQLKLANVYLNSKSKL from the coding sequence ATGGCGCCGTCAGGTCCCATTTCAACGCCGTTGACTACCCTCCTGGGTATccagcatcccatcttgcTGGCTGGAATGGCGCACACAGCAGGTGGCGAGCTTGCCGCTGCTGTTTCTAATGCCGGTGGACTCGGTGTCATCGGTGGCTTCCAGTACACGCCTGAGCAGCTGCGCGAGATCATCACCGAGATGAAGGCCAACTTCAAGCAACCTAATCTTCCTTTCGGTGTTGATCTTGCCCTACCCCAAGTCGGGGGCAGTGCCCGAAAGACAAACCACGACTACACCCATGGCAAGCTAAACGAGCTGGTTGACCTTATTATTGAGAGCGGTGCCTGCCTCTTTGTCAGTGCTGTCGGTGTTCCTGACAAGGAGGTCATCGACAAGTTCCATAAGAACGGAATCCTGGTCATGAACATGGTTGGCCACCCTAAGCATGCCGTTAAGGCTCTTGACCGTGGTGTAGATATCATCTGCGGCCAGGGTACTGAAGGCGGTGGCCATACCGGCGATGTCGCCAACTCTGTCCTGATCCCAGCCATTGTCGATGTTGCCCGTCGGTACAAGCCACCTATGCTGAACGGCCAGACGGCTCTGGTCGTTGCTGCCGGTGGTATTCACAACGGACGTGGCCTAGCTAGTTCTCTGATGCAGGGTGCCGTCGGTGTCTGGGTTGGTACCAGATTCGTGGCCTGTACCGAGGCTGCTAGCGCCCAAGAGCACAAGGAAGCTGTTGTAACCTGCGACTTCTCCGAGACCGACCGTACTTTGGTTCTTACCGGACGACCTTTGCGGGCCAGAATGAACTCATATCTGAAGAGCTGGAGGGACAAGGGCAACGCTGCCCAGGAGCTTTGCAACAAGGGTATAATCCCCATCGAGCACGATTTCGAGAACGACGTCGAGGATATTGAATTTCCTCATCTCATGGGCCAGGTCGCTGGTGCCATTACCAAGATTCAACCTGCCAAGGAGATTGTCGACGAAATGGTAGCTGAGGCCGTGGACCAGCTCAAGTTGGCAAACGTGTACCTAAACTCCAAGAGCAAGCTGTAA
- a CDS encoding NUDIX domain-containing protein, producing the protein MSAHQPPPSLDQWTSDESVAPFRIPVKEYLATHAEIDGVAIGALIFQQNSNKLLIMQRAAHDSFPSLWETPGGKCDELDDSLLSNLTREVYEETGLITRHIGKCVAPRGDSSDYQLFGDAGGNGYRFVWRGKSAVKYTFLVTVDQYDSVKLDPNEHQDFIWATEEECAAGRSGDKSIKFTTNAQRDTILAAFKVHRD; encoded by the coding sequence ATGTCCGCTCACCAACCCCCTCCGTCGTTGGATCAATGGACCAGCGACGAATCTGTTGCACCCTTTCGCATCCCCGTCAAAGAATACCTCGCAACGCACGCCGAAATCGACGGCGTTGCCATTGGGGCACTCATATTTCAACAAAATTCCAACAAACTACTCATTATGCAGCGCGCTGCCCATGATTCTTTCCCATCGTTATGGGAAACACCTGGCGGCAAGTGTGACGAGTTGGATGACTCGTTATTAAGTAACCTCACTCGAGAGGTGTATGAAGAAACTGGCCTCATCACCCGTCACATCGGCAAATGTGTTGCCCCAAGGGGAGATAGTTCTGATTACCAGTTATTTGGAGACGCCGGCGGTAACGGATACCGATTCGTTTGGCGTGGGAAATCGGCTGTCAAGTACACCTTTTTGGTGACGGTGGACCAGTATGACAGTGTGAAGCTGGATCCGAATGAGCATCAGGACTTTATTTGGGCTACCGAGGAGGAATGCGCAGCAGGGCGAAGTGGTGATAAAAGCATCAAGTTTACGACTAATGCGCAACGGGACACCATCTTGGCGGCATTTAAGGTGCATCGAGATTAA
- a CDS encoding ATP-dependent RNA helicase DDX18 (similar to Aspergillus terreus NIH2624 XP_001210892.1), whose translation MGDGVAKKRKRNGVEAVVDASAKPIKSKKAKNPPPEIEPEENDEDQVDDDMSDEEEEQSAEEGPEIGSDAEDAEDGDGDDAADDTVGELPTDGAPILPPTAESELFDQLKLSEKTMKAITEMGFTKMTAIQRTAIPPLLAGKDVLGAAKTGSGKTLAFLIPAIEILSALRFKPRNGTGVIVVSPTRELALQIFGVARELMKHHSQTYGIVIGGANRKAEAEKLSKGVNLLIATPGRLLDHLLNTPFVFKNLKSLVIDEADRILEVGFEDEIRQIVKVLSNDNRQTMLFSATQTTKVEDLARISLRPGPLYINVDEEKQFSTVDGLEQGYVLCDADKRFILLFSFLRRMKAKKKKVIVFFSSCNSVKYYSELLNYIDCPVLDLHGKQKQQKRTNTFFEFSNAEHGILICTDVAARGLDIPAVDFIVQFDPPDNTRDYIHRVGRTARGANTKGRSLLFLQPNEVGFLSHLKTARVPVVEFDFPTKHIQNVQSQLEKLIGKNYYLQQSAKEAFKSYLHAYASHSLRSVYDVNKLDLKRVAKSFGFTTPPRVDINLGQSMSRSKVQGRRSYGSQPRQKVRPGGRR comes from the exons ATGGGCGACGGAGTTGCTAAGAAGAGAAAGCGCAATGGCGTGGAAGCTGTCGTTGACGCCAGTGCAAAGCCCATCAAGTCGAAGAAAGCCAAGAATCCGCCGCCAGAGATCGAACCCGAAGAGAATGATGAGGACCAGGTTGATGACGATATgagcgatgaagaagaggaacaATCTGCTGAGGAGGGGCCTGAGATTGGATCTGACGCTGAGGATgccgaggatggcgatggtgacGATGCTGCGGACGACACTGTGGGAGAGCTTCCCACCGACGGTGCTCCGATATTACCCCCAACTGCCGAGTCTGAATTGTTTGACCAGTTGAAACTTTCAGAAAAGACCATGAAGGCGATAACTGAGATGGGCTTTACCAAAATGACTGCCATCCAAAGAACT GCTATTCCACCGCTGCTAGCAGGCAAGGATGTTCTTGGTGCCGCAAAAACTGGTTCCGGTAAAACACTTGCCTTTCTTATCCCCGCGATCGAGATCCTCAGCGCCCTACGATTCAAGCCAAGAAACGGCActggtgtcattgttgtCTCGCCCACTCGGGAGTTGGCACTTCAGATCTTCGGCGTTGCCCGCGAGCTCATGAAGCACCACTCACAGACGTACGGTATTGTCATTGGAGGCGCGAATAGAaaagcagaggcagagaaatTGTCCAAGGGTGTCAACTTGCTGATTGCCACTCCTGGCCGACTTTTGGATCACTTGCTCAACACGCCCTTTGTCTTCAAGAACCTCAAATCCCTGGTTATCGATGAAGCGGATCGAATTTTGGAAGTTGGTTTCGAGGACGAAATTCGCCAGATTGTCAAGGTCCTCTCCAATGATAACAGACAGACAATGTTGTTCTCTGCCACTCAGACCACCAAAGTTG AGGATCTTGCCAGGATATCGTTGCGACCGGGTCCACTCTATATAAATGTCGACGAGGAGAAGCAATTTAGTACCGTGGACGGCCTCGAACAGGGATATGTCCTCTGCGATGCTGACAAGCGGTTtatcttgctcttctcattcttgagaagaatgaaggccaagaagaagaaggtcaTTGTCTTCTTCAGCAGTTGTAACTCTGTCAAGTACTACTCAGAGCTACTCAACTATATCGACTGTCCAGTTCTGGATCTCCACGGCAAACAGAAGCAACAGAAGCGAACGAATACCTTCTTCGAGTTCAGCAATGCTGAGCACGGCATCTTAATTTGCACTGACGTTGCAGCCCGTGGTCTTGAT ATCCCAGCGGTCGATTTCATCGTGCAGTTCGATCCCCCGGATAACACGCGGGACTACATTCACCGTGTTGGTCGTACAGCCCGTGGCGCCAATACCAAGGGCCGCAGCCTGTTGTTCCTCCAGCCCAACGAAGTCGGCTTCCTTTCACACCTCAAGACTGCGCGTGTGCCCGTTGTCGAGTTCGACTTTCCCACGAAGCATATCCAAAATGTGCAATCGCAGTTGGAGAAGCTTATTGGAAAGAACTACTACCTGCAACAGAGTGCCAAAGAGGCATTCAAGTCATATCTTCATGCTTATGCTTCCCACAGCCTGAGATCTGTATATGATGTGAATAAGTTGGACTTGAAGCGTGTGGCCAAGAGCTTTGGCTTCACAACCCCGCCTCGCGTGGACATTAATCTCGGACAGTCAATGAGCCGGAGCAAGGTGCAGGGCCGAAGGTCATATGGCAGCCAACCTCGACAAAAGGTTAGACCAGGTGGCCGTAGATGA